In the Gossypium arboreum isolate Shixiya-1 chromosome 10, ASM2569848v2, whole genome shotgun sequence genome, one interval contains:
- the LOC108466074 gene encoding ankyrin repeat-containing protein BDA1-like yields MDTRLKRAARAGNVSDLYSIIERDGNVLKNLDEVEFVNTPLHIAAENGCTEFAMEILSLKPSFARKLHRGLSPIHLAVQAGHKEMVLRFIEIDKDLVRIRGKNGETPLHYISRVGNYDGLLDKFLETCPDCIRDVTTINSTALHIATENNRLDVLQVLIRTLKKKDYCREVVNRKDKDGNTALHIAARKNQPEMLKLLLNCKADKYDTNQHGLTALEVAQEHNSRESITILRGCFFPVFSNFNHKMEKQIMASATKASSLIFHDMDNISDQDRNALLVILGLLLTTTYQASLSPPGGVWQGDSPSEPFHHIPIEERDSPGSIGTSVLGESYFLIFYILAYVVFIVTFFLTLALLKPFPNGFRTALEVLLAFLAMCFDQSLSSIAPTFSIAVTLRIFSTIIFILMVFVCIAYHQVSKLSVSIVGCWIFPSYSLSLFAGEKVVAVIQVFLLFLVLYDEFWKGTILVVGYSLFVRIDAIADHGGGYSSYGWGYPVVFLGCWLFFNLSQFCIKRCIRCCKN; encoded by the exons ATGGATACAAGATTGAAAAGAGCTGCTCGAGCAGGAAATGTTAGTGATTTGTATTCAATAATCGAGAGAGACGGAAATGTTTTGAAGAACTTGGATGAGGTGGAGTTTGTCAATACTCCATTACATATTGCTGCAGAGAATGGGTGTACCGAGTTTGCAATGGAGATTCTGAGTTTAAAACCATCCTTTGCTAGGAAGCTCCACCGAGGCTTGAGCCCTATTCACCTTGCCGTCCAGGCAGGGCATAAAGAGATGGTGTTACGTTTCATTGAAATCGATAAAGATCTGGTTCGTATCAGAGGGAAGAATGGTGAGACTCCATTGCACTACATTAGTAGAGTTGGAAACTACGATGGTCTCTTAGATAAATTTCTTGAGACTTGTCCTGATTgtattcgagatgttacaaccaTAAATAGCACTGCTTTGCATATTGCAACGGAAAACAATAGATTGGATGTTCTCCAAGTTCTAATTAGAACTCTAAAGAAGAAAGACTACTGCCGGGAAGTGGTGAACCGAAAAGACAAAGATGGCAACACTGCACTTCACATAGCTGCCAGGAAAAATCAACCCGAG ATGCTCAAATTGCTATTGAACTGCAAAGCTGACAAGTATGACACCAATCAACATGGTTTGACGGCACTTGAAGTTGCACAAGAACATAATAGTCGAGAAAGCATTACTATTCTACGCGGTTGCTTTTTTCCTGTATTTTCAAACTTCAATCATAAGATGGAGAAACAAATCATGGCGTCTGCGACAAAAGCATCATCACTAATTTTTCATGATATGGATAATATCTCAGACCAAGATCGCAATGCCTTACTAGTAATTTTAGGACTCCTTCTAACTACAACCTACCAAGCAAGTCTTAGTCCGCCTGGTGGTGTTTGGCAGGGCGACAGTCCTTCAGAGCCATTTCATCATATACCTATTGAAGAAAGGGATTCACCGGGGAGTATAGGGACATCAGTCCTGGGTGAATCCTATTTCCTAATTTTCTATATTCTAGCCTATGTTGTCTTTATCGTAACCTTTTTCCTAACACTAGCCCTGCTTAAACCTTTTCCCAATGGTTTCAGGACAGCCCTTGAAGTATTACTTGCGTTCCTTGCGATGTGTTTCGACCAATCACTGTCTTCCATAGCCCCAACTTTTTCAATAGCTGTAACTCTTCGTATATTTTCaactattattttcattttaatggtGTTCGTGTGTATCGCATATCATCAGGTGTCAAAACTCAGTGTTTCAATCGTGGGATGTTGGATATTCCCTTCGTATTCTCTTTCCCTTTTTGCTGGAGAAAAAGTTGTAGCTGTAATTCAAGTATTTTTGTTATTCCTTGTTCTATATGATGAATTTTGGAAAGGAACCATTTTAGTTGTAGGTTATAGTTTATTTGTCAGAATTGATGCTATCGCTGATCATGGTGGTGGTTATAGTAGTTATGGATGGGGATACCCTGTTGTATTCTTAGGATGTTGGTTATTCTTTAATCTATCTCAATTTTGCATAAAGCGGTGCATTCGATGCTGTAAAAATTAA